The genomic region TCGCGACGGGGATGACGACGTCGGCGTTCTCCGGAACTCGTCCCACGGTTATCGCTTCCTGAGATGAACAGGACGCCTGTCATGCTTACCATCACCAACACTTTTGTATTTTTTGTTGCAAAATGTACATGATCAGCACGAACGGGAGAACAGGAATCGACGAAGAGCACGTACGGAGGCGATCTCCATGGCGCCGGGCCGAGCGACGCGGTAGCCGATGTGTTTCCAGTCGCCGTCTCCTGAAACCAGCGGCGATGCTCGATAATTCATGCGCTACTTATCACGGATGGTCATTTGTTAATGTCAGACAGGGAGAGAGACGGACCTGCGGGCTCAAGAATCCATCGTTCCGAAGAGACGACGGCCGACGGGCTGCCGGTGGAAGCGGAGGAGCACCTCAGCGACAAGatgcttcttcttctgctgctgctctTGTCGGAGGTTAACAACCATGGCGCAGCGAGGGGAAGCTGCTGTGTGGCGGAGCATGTGATGCGAGGCGACGCCGTGGAGAGGCGGAGGAAGGTAGCCGCCGTTGATCTCCCCGGGCTGGAAAATGACAGCAGGACAGAGGAGCTagccgctgctgccgctgcctccaTTTGCGACGGGCAGCAGTTAAGCGGATAAAATTCTTGTGTTGCTCAGGTGGAGAGGCTGTCTCCTCCTCACGGGAGGTGGAGGAGATAGGAGAGCTCTGATTGTGATGGATTGGCAAGTGTCCAAATGTCCTATCCTGGCCAATCGTGCTTGCTACCATGTGGGTATGGTTACctcatttaaaaaaaaatccgTCGACAATTGTTTTTCATTATAGTTAGAATTAGAACCTGGTTAATTGACTATCACCATGAATAGCCTTATATTAGGGGTATCTCTAGCACCCTGGCGATTGGGTTTACTCCTCCCATCCATGCTGCCGTCCTTTGATGGCCTTTTTTGGGATGTGCCCCACCCGCTCTCTTATTTTTGTTAAGTTCAACGTCTTTGTTGTGGTGCACCGGTCTGCTAGATCTTAACATGACGATTTTCTGACTGTTTACTAAAAGGTTTGCTCAACTTAAATGAGGGAGGGCGATGATGGCACGTCTTCGGCTTGCTTCACTATTTGTAGTCATCTTAGGTGGTTCATATTTATTACCTCTGATGTTGTTTGTATTGCCCTGGTCGATTATGAATACATTGGAGTTTTCTTCCGGAAAATGACATCTCTAGCAGATCATATCCTATAAAACTCCAAATTCTTCTCCCTATCCTATTTTCAACTTTTTTTTAGCAAAATGACTTTTGCTCACCTAGCAGATCACCTATAACTTTTTTCCTTCAAGTTTTTTTAAAAACATTTTCTTTCACATAAATTCATTTGAAACACATACTTAGACTAATTAATTGCACAATTTGACCCATAAGGTCCAAAATCACGATGGAATCTAACATTCTTAGTTTATTTTTTGGTATCTTTATTATCAATATCTCCGGCCTGGGCTAAAGCACGACAACTTCACCCTAGCCGAGGAGACTATCATCTGCGAGATTTACAATAGGAGAGGGAGCCGGTAGTCTGAAAAAGAAAATATGT from Triticum aestivum cultivar Chinese Spring chromosome 4A, IWGSC CS RefSeq v2.1, whole genome shotgun sequence harbors:
- the LOC123086418 gene encoding zeaxanthin epoxidase, chloroplastic, whose translation is MEAAAAAASSSVLLSFSSPGRSTAATFLRLSTASPRITCSATQQLPLAAPWLLTSDKSSSRRRSILSLRCSSASTGSPSAVVSSERWILEPAGDGDWKHIGYRVARPGAMEIASEAITVGRVPENADVVIPVATVSGVHARLEKKDGNLVVTDMDSTNGTYVNERKLVPGFPVAVQPGSLLIFGDIHLAMFRVRKEIVDVPAKATKDDQQESETVLASAVQETS